A single Pseudomonas putida DNA region contains:
- the glmS gene encoding glutamine--fructose-6-phosphate transaminase (isomerizing), with the protein MCGIVGAVAERNITAILIEGLKRLEYRGYDSAGLAVYTQQGELQRRRRIGKVAELEAAVAADPLSGQLGIAHTRWATHGAPTEGNAHPHFSSNEVAVVHNGIIENHDELREELKGLGYVFTSQTDTEVIVHLIHHTLKTIPDLSDALKSAVKRLHGAYGLALISVKQPDRLVAARSGSPLVIGLGHGENFLASDQLALRQVTDRFMYLEEGDIAEIRRDQVKIWDQAGQPVQRETVQYHEGAEAADKGAYRHFMLKEIHEQPTVVQRTLEGRLGKDHVMVQAFGPQAAELFAKVRNVQIVACGTSYHAGMVARYWLESLAGIPCQVEVASEFRYRKVVVQPDTLFVSISQSGETADTLAALRNAKELGFLGSLAICNVGISSLVRESDLTLLTLAGPEIGVASTKAFTTQLVSLMLLTLALGQVRGTLEAGVEAGLVEELRRLPARLGEALAMDSTVEKTAELFADKHHTLFLGRGAQYPVAMEGALKLKEISYIHAEAYPAGELKHGPLALVDNDMPVVTVAPNNELLEKLKSNLQEVRARGGELVVFADENAGMSNGEGTHVIKVPHIVDELAPILYTIPLQLLSYYVAVLKGTDVDQPRNLAKSVTVE; encoded by the coding sequence ATGTGTGGAATCGTTGGTGCCGTAGCCGAGCGCAACATCACTGCCATTCTCATCGAAGGCCTCAAGCGTCTTGAGTACCGCGGGTACGACAGTGCCGGCCTGGCCGTCTATACCCAGCAGGGCGAGCTGCAGCGCCGCCGCCGCATCGGCAAGGTCGCCGAGCTGGAAGCCGCTGTGGCCGCTGACCCGCTGAGCGGCCAGCTGGGCATCGCCCACACCCGTTGGGCTACCCACGGTGCGCCGACCGAAGGCAATGCCCACCCGCATTTTTCCAGCAACGAAGTGGCAGTGGTGCACAATGGCATCATTGAAAACCACGACGAACTGCGTGAAGAGTTGAAAGGTCTGGGGTACGTGTTTACCTCGCAGACTGACACCGAAGTCATCGTGCACCTGATCCATCACACGCTGAAAACCATCCCGGACCTCTCTGATGCGCTGAAGTCCGCAGTCAAGCGCCTGCACGGTGCCTATGGCCTGGCGCTGATCAGCGTGAAGCAGCCTGACCGCCTGGTAGCTGCGCGCAGCGGCAGCCCGCTGGTGATCGGCCTGGGCCATGGGGAAAACTTCCTCGCCTCGGACCAACTGGCACTGCGCCAGGTCACCGACCGCTTCATGTACCTGGAGGAGGGTGATATCGCCGAGATCCGCCGCGACCAGGTGAAGATCTGGGATCAGGCCGGCCAGCCGGTACAGCGTGAAACCGTGCAGTACCACGAAGGTGCGGAAGCCGCCGACAAGGGTGCATATCGCCACTTCATGCTCAAGGAGATCCATGAGCAGCCGACCGTGGTCCAGCGCACGCTGGAAGGCCGACTGGGCAAGGACCACGTGATGGTTCAGGCTTTCGGCCCGCAGGCTGCCGAGCTGTTCGCCAAAGTACGCAACGTGCAGATCGTCGCCTGCGGCACCAGCTACCACGCCGGCATGGTTGCCCGTTACTGGCTGGAAAGCCTGGCCGGCATTCCTTGCCAGGTTGAAGTGGCCAGCGAGTTCCGTTATCGCAAGGTTGTGGTGCAACCAGACACCCTGTTCGTCTCGATCTCCCAGTCCGGCGAAACCGCCGACACCCTGGCTGCCCTGCGCAACGCCAAGGAACTGGGCTTCCTCGGTAGCCTGGCCATCTGCAACGTCGGCATCAGCTCGCTGGTACGCGAGTCCGACCTGACCCTGCTGACCCTGGCCGGCCCGGAAATCGGCGTGGCATCGACCAAAGCCTTCACCACTCAGCTGGTCTCGCTGATGCTGTTGACCCTGGCTCTGGGCCAAGTGCGCGGCACCCTCGAAGCTGGCGTCGAAGCCGGGTTGGTGGAAGAACTGCGCCGCCTGCCTGCACGCCTGGGTGAGGCCCTGGCCATGGACAGCACCGTGGAGAAAACCGCCGAGCTGTTCGCCGACAAGCACCACACCCTGTTCCTTGGCCGTGGTGCACAGTACCCGGTGGCCATGGAAGGTGCGCTGAAGCTCAAGGAAATCTCTTACATCCACGCCGAAGCCTACCCGGCCGGTGAGCTCAAGCACGGCCCGTTGGCGCTGGTGGATAACGACATGCCCGTGGTCACCGTAGCGCCGAACAACGAACTGCTGGAGAAGCTCAAGTCCAACCTGCAGGAAGTGCGCGCCCGCGGCGGCGAGCTGGTGGTGTTCGCCGACGAGAATGCCGGTATGAGCAACGGCGAAGGCACCCACGTGATCAAGGTGCCGCACATCGTGGACGAACTGGCGCCGATCCTCTACACCATTCCGCTGCAGCTGCTGTCGTACTACGTGGCAGTGCTCAAGGGCACTGACGTCGACCAGCCACGTAACCTGGCGAAGTCGGTGACTGTAGAGTAA
- a CDS encoding DeoR/GlpR family DNA-binding transcription regulator encodes MSKRNTPQRRHNILAMLSEQGEVSVDALAKRFETSEVTIRKDLAALEANGLLLRRYGGAVPVPQEMLGEAAQPISAYKKAIARAAVGRIREHARIIIDSGSTTAAMIPELGRQPGLVVMTNSLNVARAISEVEHEPVLLMTGGTWDPHSESFQGQVAEQVLRSYDFDQLFIGADGIDLQRGTTTFNELLGLSRVMAEVAREVIVMVESDKVGRKIPNLELPWGSVHTLITDERLPAAAREQIQARGINLICAAISQEQ; translated from the coding sequence ATGTCGAAACGAAACACCCCCCAGCGCCGTCACAACATCCTGGCCATGCTCAGCGAGCAGGGCGAGGTGAGTGTGGACGCCTTGGCCAAGCGTTTCGAAACCTCGGAAGTGACCATCCGCAAGGATCTTGCTGCGCTTGAGGCCAACGGCCTGCTGCTGCGCCGCTACGGTGGTGCGGTGCCGGTACCGCAGGAGATGCTGGGTGAAGCCGCGCAACCGATCTCTGCCTACAAGAAGGCTATCGCCCGGGCAGCGGTTGGGCGTATTCGCGAGCATGCGCGGATCATTATCGACAGCGGCAGCACTACCGCCGCCATGATCCCGGAACTGGGCCGCCAGCCCGGTCTGGTAGTGATGACCAATTCGTTGAATGTGGCCCGCGCCATCAGTGAAGTCGAGCACGAACCGGTGCTGCTGATGACTGGTGGCACCTGGGACCCTCATTCGGAATCATTCCAGGGCCAGGTCGCCGAGCAGGTACTGCGCTCTTATGATTTCGACCAGCTGTTCATCGGTGCCGACGGCATCGACCTGCAGCGCGGCACCACGACTTTCAATGAACTGCTTGGCCTGAGCCGAGTGATGGCCGAAGTGGCCCGAGAAGTGATCGTGATGGTCGAGTCCGACAAGGTCGGGCGCAAGATCCCCAATCTCGAGCTGCCCTGGGGCAGCGTGCACACCCTTATTACAGATGAACGCTTGCCCGCAGCGGCACGCGAACAGATTCAAGCCCGCGGCATCAACCTGATCTGCGCCGCGATCAGCCAGGAGCAATAA
- a CDS encoding F0F1 ATP synthase subunit epsilon: MAMTVHCDIVSAEGEIFSGLVEMVVAHGNLGDLGIAPGHAPLITNLKPGPITLTKQGGDREVFYISGGFLEVQPNMVKVLADTVQRAADLDEAQAQEALKAAENALNAKSSDFDYGAAAARLAEAAAQLRTVQQLRKGK, from the coding sequence ATGGCTATGACAGTCCATTGCGATATCGTCAGCGCGGAAGGGGAAATCTTCTCCGGCCTGGTCGAGATGGTAGTAGCGCACGGCAACCTGGGCGATCTTGGTATCGCTCCAGGCCACGCCCCGCTGATCACCAATCTCAAGCCTGGTCCGATCACGCTGACCAAGCAAGGTGGCGATCGTGAGGTGTTCTACATCTCCGGTGGCTTCCTCGAAGTGCAGCCGAACATGGTCAAGGTTCTTGCCGACACCGTGCAGCGCGCTGCCGACCTGGACGAAGCTCAGGCTCAGGAAGCCCTCAAGGCTGCTGAGAACGCCCTGAACGCGAAAAGCTCGGACTTCGACTACGGTGCTGCTGCCGCACGTCTGGCCGAGGCTGCAGCTCAGCTGCGTACCGTCCAGCAATTGCGCAAAGGCAAGTAA
- the atpD gene encoding F0F1 ATP synthase subunit beta: MSSGRIVQIIGAVIDVEFPRDVVPSVYNALKVQGAETTLEVQQQLGDGVVRTIAMGSTEGLKRGLDVVDTGAAISVPVGKATLGRIMDVLGNPIDEAGPIGEEERRGIHQPAPSFADQAGGNDLLETGIKVIDLVCPFAKGGKVGLFGGAGVGKTVNMMELIRNIAMEHSGYSVFAGVGERTREGNDFYHEMKDSNVLDKVALVYGQMNEPPGNRLRVALTGLTMAEKFRDEGNDVLLFVDNIYRYTLAGTEVSALLGRMPSAVGYQPTLAEEMGVLQERITSTKEGSITSVQAVYVPADDLTDPSPATTFAHLDATVVLSRDIASLGIYPAVDPLDSTSRQLDPNVIGNEHYDTARGVQYVLQRYKELKDIIAILGMDELSEDDKQLVARARKIQRFLSQPFFVAEVFTGSPGKYVSLKDTIAGFSGILKGDYDHLPEQAFYMVGSIDEAIEKAKKL, from the coding sequence ATGAGTAGCGGACGTATCGTTCAAATCATCGGCGCCGTCATCGACGTGGAATTCCCACGTGACGTCGTGCCGAGTGTATACAACGCGCTGAAAGTACAAGGCGCGGAAACCACCCTCGAAGTTCAGCAGCAGCTGGGCGACGGCGTGGTTCGTACCATTGCGATGGGCTCCACCGAAGGCCTGAAGCGCGGTCTGGATGTCGTCGACACCGGTGCTGCCATTTCCGTACCAGTTGGTAAGGCCACTCTGGGCCGTATCATGGACGTTCTGGGCAACCCAATCGACGAAGCCGGCCCGATCGGTGAAGAAGAGCGTCGCGGTATCCACCAGCCAGCGCCTTCGTTCGCTGACCAGGCAGGCGGCAACGACCTGCTGGAAACCGGCATCAAGGTTATCGACCTGGTTTGCCCGTTCGCCAAGGGTGGTAAGGTTGGTCTGTTCGGTGGTGCCGGTGTCGGCAAGACCGTTAACATGATGGAACTGATCCGTAACATCGCCATGGAACACAGCGGTTATTCCGTGTTCGCTGGTGTGGGTGAGCGTACTCGTGAGGGTAACGACTTCTACCACGAGATGAAGGACTCCAACGTTCTCGACAAGGTAGCGCTGGTCTACGGTCAGATGAACGAGCCACCAGGAAACCGTCTGCGCGTAGCGCTGACCGGCCTGACCATGGCTGAGAAGTTCCGTGACGAAGGTAACGACGTTCTGCTGTTCGTCGACAACATCTATCGTTACACCCTGGCCGGTACCGAAGTATCCGCACTGCTGGGCCGTATGCCTTCGGCAGTAGGTTACCAGCCGACCCTGGCTGAAGAGATGGGCGTTCTGCAAGAGCGCATCACCTCCACCAAGGAAGGTTCGATCACCTCCGTTCAGGCCGTATACGTACCTGCGGACGACTTGACCGACCCGTCGCCAGCGACCACCTTCGCCCACTTGGACGCCACCGTCGTTCTGTCCCGTGACATCGCCTCCCTGGGTATCTACCCAGCGGTCGACCCACTGGACTCGACTTCGCGCCAGCTGGACCCGAACGTGATCGGCAACGAGCACTACGACACCGCTCGTGGCGTTCAGTATGTTCTGCAGCGCTACAAAGAGCTGAAGGACATCATCGCGATCCTGGGTATGGACGAACTGTCCGAAGACGACAAGCAACTGGTAGCCCGCGCTCGTAAGATCCAGCGCTTCCTGTCGCAGCCGTTCTTCGTGGCCGAAGTCTTCACCGGTTCGCCAGGCAAGTACGTTTCCCTGAAAGACACCATCGCTGGCTTCAGCGGCATCCTCAAAGGTGACTACGACCACCTGCCAGAACAAGCGTTCTACATGGTCGGCAGCATCGACGAAGCGATCGAGAAAGCCAAGAAACTGTAA
- the glmU gene encoding bifunctional UDP-N-acetylglucosamine diphosphorylase/glucosamine-1-phosphate N-acetyltransferase GlmU, which translates to MSLDIVILAAGQGTRMRSALPKVLHPVAGNSMLGHVIHSARQLQPQGIHVVIGHGAEQVRERLAADDLNFVMQDKQLGTGHAVAQALPAITADTVLVLYGDVPLIEVETLQRLLAKVSDKQLGLLTVTLQDPTGYGRIVRNGEGQVTAIVEHKDASEAQKAINEGNTGILALPATRLADWMGRLSNNNAQGEYYLTDVIAMAVADGLVVATEQPHDAMEVQGANDRRQLSELERHYQLRAGRRLMAQGVTLRDPARFDVRGEVTVGRDVLIDINVILEGKVVIEDDVQIGPNCVIKDSTLRKGAIIKANTHLDGAVMGEGSDAGPFARLRPGSVLEAKAHVGNFVELKNAHLGEGAKAGHLTYLGDAEIGARTNIGAGTITCNYDGANKFKTVMGEDVFIGSNNSLVAPVEIKAGATTAAGSTINQTVEAGNLAVARARQRNISGWKRPEKIKKS; encoded by the coding sequence ATGTCCCTCGATATCGTTATTCTCGCCGCCGGCCAAGGCACCCGCATGCGTTCGGCGCTGCCCAAGGTGCTGCACCCGGTAGCCGGCAATTCCATGCTCGGCCACGTTATCCACAGTGCGCGCCAGCTTCAGCCACAAGGCATTCATGTGGTCATCGGCCACGGTGCCGAGCAGGTACGTGAGCGCTTGGCGGCCGACGACCTTAATTTCGTCATGCAGGACAAGCAGCTGGGCACGGGCCATGCCGTTGCGCAAGCATTGCCGGCGATCACTGCCGACACGGTGCTGGTGCTTTATGGCGATGTGCCGCTGATCGAAGTGGAAACCCTGCAGCGCCTGCTGGCCAAGGTCAGCGACAAGCAACTGGGCCTGCTTACCGTGACCCTGCAGGACCCGACCGGGTATGGCCGCATCGTGCGCAATGGCGAAGGCCAGGTGACGGCTATCGTCGAGCACAAGGACGCCAGCGAAGCGCAGAAGGCAATCAACGAAGGCAACACCGGCATCCTGGCCCTGCCAGCCACGCGCCTGGCCGACTGGATGGGCCGCCTGTCGAACAACAATGCCCAGGGTGAGTACTACCTCACTGACGTCATCGCCATGGCCGTGGCCGATGGGCTGGTGGTCGCCACTGAACAGCCGCATGACGCGATGGAAGTGCAGGGCGCCAACGACCGTCGCCAGCTGTCGGAACTCGAGCGCCACTACCAGCTTCGCGCAGGCCGCCGGCTGATGGCCCAGGGCGTTACCCTGCGCGACCCGGCGCGCTTCGATGTACGTGGCGAAGTGACCGTTGGTCGCGACGTGCTGATCGATATCAACGTGATTCTCGAAGGCAAGGTGGTCATCGAGGACGACGTGCAAATCGGCCCGAACTGTGTAATCAAGGACAGCACCCTGCGCAAGGGCGCAATCATCAAGGCCAATACCCACCTCGACGGCGCGGTAATGGGTGAGGGCAGCGATGCTGGCCCGTTCGCCCGCTTGCGCCCAGGCAGCGTGCTTGAAGCCAAGGCCCATGTGGGTAACTTCGTCGAACTGAAAAACGCCCACCTGGGTGAAGGCGCCAAGGCCGGCCATCTGACCTACCTGGGCGACGCCGAGATCGGTGCACGTACCAACATCGGCGCCGGTACCATCACCTGCAACTACGATGGCGCCAACAAGTTCAAGACCGTGATGGGTGAGGACGTATTCATTGGCTCCAACAATTCCCTGGTAGCGCCTGTGGAAATCAAGGCCGGCGCGACTACGGCGGCCGGTTCGACCATCAATCAGACCGTCGAAGCAGGTAATCTGGCCGTGGCGCGTGCGCGCCAGCGCAATATTTCGGGCTGGAAGCGGCCGGAGAAGATCAAGAAGAGCTGA